In a genomic window of Erinaceus europaeus chromosome 12, mEriEur2.1, whole genome shotgun sequence:
- the MFAP4 gene encoding microfibril-associated glycoprotein 4, which produces MEVLLALPLLLLLSTPPCAPQASGIRGDALEKLCLQQPLDCDDIYAQGYQADGVYLIYPSGPSVPVPVFCDMTTEGGKWTIFQKRFNGSVSFFRGWNDYKHGFGRADGEYWLGLQNLHLLTLKQKYELRVDLEDFENNTAYAKYVDFSISPNAVSAEEDGYTLYVAGFEDGGAGDSLSYHSGQKFSTFDRDQDLFVQNCAALSSGAFWFRSCHFANLNGFYLGGSHLSYANGINWAQWKGFYYSLKRTEMKIRRA; this is translated from the exons GTACTCTTGGccctgccgctgctgctgctccttTCCACTCCCCCCTGTGCCCCACAGGCCTCTGGGATCCGGGGAGATG CTCTGGAGAAGTTATGCCTGCAGCAGCCCCTGGACTGTGATGACATCTACGCCCAGGGCTACCAGGCAGATGGTGTGTACCTCATCTACCCTTCGGGGCCCAGTGTGCCCGTGCCTGTCTTCTGTGACATGACCACTGAGGGAGGCAAGTGGACG ATTTTCCAGAAGAGATTCAATGGCTCGGTGAGCTTCTTTCGGGGCTGGAATGACTACAAGCATGGCTTTGGTCGTGCGGATGGGGAGTACTGGCTGG GGCTGCAGAACCTACACCTCCTGACACTGAAGCAGAAGTATGAGCTGCGAGTGGACCTAGAAGACTTCGAGAACAACACTGCCTATGCCAAGTACGTGgacttctccatctcccccaacgCAGTCAGTGCCGAGGAAGATGGATACACTCTCTACGTGGCGGGCTTCGAGGACGGCGGGGCAG GCGACTCCCTGTCCTACCACAGTGGCCAGAAGTTCTCCACCTTTGACCGTGACCAGGATCTCTTCGTGCAGAACTGCGCAGCCCTCTCCTCGGGGGCATTCTGGTTCCGCAGCTGCCACTTTGCCAACCTCAATGGCTTCTACCTGGGGGGCTCTCACCTCTCCTATGCCAACGGCATCAACTGGGCCCAGTGGAAGGGCTTTTACTACTCCCTCAAGCGCACCGAGATGAAAATCCGCAGGGCCTGA